Genomic DNA from Leptospirillum ferriphilum:
TGGCGAATTTTCTCTTGTCAAAACTTCTGATCAACGTCTGGGGATTAACCGGATGATCCAGTTTGAGGCGGTGTCTCTGGGGTACGGTGACCGGGTCGTTGTCAGCGACATCAACATTGAAGTTCCGGACGGAAAGACAATGGTCATTCTGGGAGACAGCGGATCCGGAAAGTCGACTCTTCTGAAAGGTATCCTCGGCATTCTCCAGCCTTTTTCGGGAAGGATCCTGGTGGATGGCGAGGATGTGGGGCAACTGGATGAAAAAGAGCTGCTCAGTTATCGGCAGCGCATTGGAATGGTGTTCCAGGAAGGAGCCCTCTTCGACTCTCTGACGGTGGGAGAAAACGTCGGGTTCTGGCTCTGGGAACATACGGACTGGAGCGATGAAAAGATTGAGGAGCGTGTCCGTACACTCCTTCGCTTCGTCAGCCTTGAACAGGTCATCGACCAGCGCCCCGATGCGCTCTCCGGAGGGATGAAGCGGCGGGTCGCCATTGCGCGGGCAATGGCACCCCAGGATCCGAAAGTCATGCTTTATGATGAACCGACGACCGGTCTGGATCCGTTTACCTCCCGTTCCATCTGCGATCTGGTCCGCCAGGTCCAGTCGGAATTCAATGTGATGAGTCTCGTGGTGACGCATGATCTGCATGATGCGTTTCGGGTCGGAGACCTGTTTTCGTTCATCCATGATGCGAAGGTCATTCTGACAGGGGATCGGAAAACGATCGAACAGTCGACCGATCCGTTTGTCCGGACATTTCTGTCAACATGAGAGACCAGTCCGGTGAAAGTCTGTTGAAGGGGGAGGTTATCCGGTGGCAATGAAGCGGAGCAGCAATCTGAAGCTGTCCGAAATTCGGGTGGGACTGATCGTCGGGATCAGCTTTTTGTTGGGGGCCCTGGCGATCGTCACATACGGGAAAGTCCAGAACCTGTTTTCGAAACAGGTCCCCCTGACGATTCTGTTTGATAACGTCCGGGGGCTTACGGTGGGAGCACCGGTCAGGATTTCGGGGATGAACAGCGGTTTCGTCAAAAGCATCCACTTCGTCCGTTTCCATAACCAGCAGCTGATCCAGGTCCGTATCCGCCTTTCGGCATCCCGCCTGCCGGACCTTTCGGAGGAGACATCGGCGGTGATCCGGACCCAGGGGTTGATGGGAATCAAGTTTCTTGAACTGATTCCGGGAGACCTGTCAAAGGGGCCGATCAATCCTGCCCTTCCGATCTACGGAAAGGCAACCCTGACGATGGAGACCGTTCTGGGCAAGGGGTCGGATCTCGTCAAAAATCTCAAGAATCTGTCGATTTCCATGCAGGAGCTTATGGAACAGGTCCGGGAGGGGCACGGGACAGTCGGGCGTTTCATGACGAAACCCGAACTGTATGATAATCTCGATCAGGCGACGCGCGAGATTCGTTCGGTTGCGGAGGACGTGAATCATGGAACGGGCCCCGTGTCGTCCCTGATCCACTCCAGGGAGATGACCCGGCGCCTGAACGATATTCTCCGGCATCTCGACGGCGTCATGGCTTCTCTCGATGATCCGCAGGGTTCCCTTGGAATGCTGGCCCGGGATCCCGCCACAGCCGGCGATCTCCGGACATCGATCCATGCAATGGCCGGAATCCTGAAGGATCTGAAAGCCGGAAAGGGAACCGCAGGCCAGATTCTGGTGGATCCGGCGATGGGGCAGAAGATGGACGCAACTCTGGACCGTGTCAATGCGCTTCTGGACGATATGAAAAAAGATCCTCACAAGTACTTTTCCGTCCAGGTGCACGTTTTTTGAAACGACGTTCCGAACGAGGCGGCATGCGTATAAGGACGTTTATTGTTCTCGTCTTTGGGGGATACACGCTTCTCGAAGCCGGGGTGGCGGCATGGCTTGGTCATGCGGGTGTTTCGTCTGCCGGAATCGGGATTTACCTTTTTCTGACCCTGGCCATGCCATTCTACCTCAGGATGGCGTTTTCGCGGAACTGGCCCCGCCCTCTCTGGCTCATGCCCCTGTTTTTTGGTCACTTTTTCCTTTCCGGGATGTTTCTTCTGTGTGTCGCCCTTCTGGACATGGCGGGCCATTTTTTTCATCTTCTGGGACAGGACGGATGGGCTTCGAAGCTTCTTTCTCCCATTTTCCAGGCCAAAGGCGTCGCGGCGTTGGCCGTTCTGATCCTCGGAGCGGTCGTGGTGAACCGTTTCCGGGGCCCTGCCGTGCATCGGAGGAGGGTGGAGGTTCCCGGCCTTGCTCCGGAGCTTGCGGGGTTTCGCATTCTGCAGGTGTCGGATGTCCATGTCGGGATGTTCGAATCCTCTTCCACACTGCAATCCCTGCGAAGGACCATTGAATCCAACTCGGCCGATCTCCTGGTGTTTACCGGGGACATGATCGATCGTCGATTGACGGAACTGGACCGATTTTTGTCTTTTTTCGGGGATCTTTCGGCACCGGAAGGGGTTTATTGCGTTCTGGGAAATCATGAATACTGGATCGACGGTCCGGCGGTCAAAAAACGCCTTGAGGAAAATGGATGGGGAGTTCTGGAAAATCGGAGCGTTCCGATCTCCCGGGGGAGCCGGACGCTCTTCCTCGTGGGGATCAGCGATCCCGCCTCGGAAAGAGAAGACGGAACGGGCGGGCCGGATCCGGCCAAAGCCTTTCAGAACGTTCATCCGGAAAATGGAGATATGGTGGTTGTCTTGGCCCACAATCCCGGTCTCTGGAACGACCTTCGACCCTACCCGGCGACCTTGACCCTTTCCGGGCACACGCATGGAGGTCAGATCGGGTTTCCCTGGGGAAGATGGAGCCTGGCAACCCTTTTTTATGACTTTGACAGGGGACTGTTTCGAAGGGAGGAGAAGGGTGTTTCCCAGTGGCTTCTCGTCAATGTGGGAACAGGCTATTTCGGTGTTCCCGTGAGGCTCGGCGTGTCTTCGGCGGTAGAACTTGTCACGCTGGTGTCGCTCTGACACTTCTCCCGGTCGTCCGTTCTTGTCGTCAGATGTTTTCCAGGGTTGAGTTTTGGAAGGAAGGGTTCCGGGAGGAGAAAGACGGGGACGATGCGCCTTCGGGCTTGCCGTTTTGGCCTCCGTCCCCTGTCAGGGAAAGATCGTCCGTTGTCAGAAGTTGAATCCGGCAGTGACCGGAACATAGTAAAAACCGTTCTGTCCGTGTCCATAATCCGGGACGAACTGGGGCATATAGGCAAATTTCACCTCGACAAAAATCCAGTCGAGGTTCAGCCCCAGTCCAATGTCTCCGTAGGCCGACCACCCGTGGTTCAGGTAGTTCGACAGGGTCGGTGAGGCTCCCGAAACGGATTCTTCATAGGCCGCACCCGCATCAATCACCCCGTAGAGAAAATAGTCCGGATCCCCGTAAAGCTTGGCTTCAAATCCGCCAAAGAGAGGGGCAGACTGCAGCGAATCGCCGGAATAGATCGAAGAACTCTTGCCTTCAAAAAAATTTCCCTGCGCTCCGACCCGGAACGCCAGAACATCGTTAAACCAGTAAACGATGGCAAGACCGGCCCCGTATCCGTTCTGAAACGTGTTGGCGAACGATGTTGCCTGTCCGGTGGCCGAGAGTGCTGTGTTGTAGAGCTGGGACGAAGAGATATTGCCGGTATCGACCGAGGAGATGTCATAGTTTCCAAATACCAGAAAATCCCAGGCTCCGCTTCCGGATGTTGCCGCCCGTGCCTGGGGTGCCTCGGGGGCCAAAACGGCAAGGGCGACCGCAAGCAGGAAAGAAAAGATGAACCTGCCGAATGGACGGGTGTGAAAACAGCGCGGATACATGCGAATTCTCCTTGATAATTGTCAGGCCTGAAAGACTCAGGCAGTCTTTTTGATCAGAGCTCTCAGAGGGTAACCTGCCCCTCTTGTCGGAGAGTTGCCTGAAAGACTTGAGTCTTTGGATCAGGAAGAATCGGTTGTAAAGAGGGAGAGGGTGTCGAGAAGGCTGTTCCGGCAGGCCAGGATTTCTGGTACCAGTGACCGGGCTTCCTGCAGTTTCCCGGATTGGTGCAGGCGGAGAATCTGACCGGTGAGGGCGTGGGCATGGGTATGCAGACGGACGGTTTTCTGGAACCGTGGATCTCCGGCCAACCGGTCCGTCCGGTGGGAATCGAGCCATTTTCCCAGGTAGCAGGTCCGGGGGCTATCCACTTCTTCCAGGGAGTAAGGGAAGGGACGTCCTGTTTCCAGAAGCTCCAGAAGCCGGCGAATGGCCCGCTGGTGCTGCATGGTTCCCATGAGAAGAAAAAAGTCCGGCTCGGGCCGGAGGGTGCCTGCACCGGGAATCCCGTTCGACAAGGCTTTCAGGGAGTCCTGGAGCTGTTCGGGTGCGAGAGACGGCGAGAGGAGAGAGCCCTGAAAAAATCGGGCACCGGAACGGAG
This window encodes:
- a CDS encoding ABC transporter ATP-binding protein, which encodes MIQFEAVSLGYGDRVVVSDINIEVPDGKTMVILGDSGSGKSTLLKGILGILQPFSGRILVDGEDVGQLDEKELLSYRQRIGMVFQEGALFDSLTVGENVGFWLWEHTDWSDEKIEERVRTLLRFVSLEQVIDQRPDALSGGMKRRVAIARAMAPQDPKVMLYDEPTTGLDPFTSRSICDLVRQVQSEFNVMSLVVTHDLHDAFRVGDLFSFIHDAKVILTGDRKTIEQSTDPFVRTFLST
- a CDS encoding MlaD family protein: MKRSSNLKLSEIRVGLIVGISFLLGALAIVTYGKVQNLFSKQVPLTILFDNVRGLTVGAPVRISGMNSGFVKSIHFVRFHNQQLIQVRIRLSASRLPDLSEETSAVIRTQGLMGIKFLELIPGDLSKGPINPALPIYGKATLTMETVLGKGSDLVKNLKNLSISMQELMEQVREGHGTVGRFMTKPELYDNLDQATREIRSVAEDVNHGTGPVSSLIHSREMTRRLNDILRHLDGVMASLDDPQGSLGMLARDPATAGDLRTSIHAMAGILKDLKAGKGTAGQILVDPAMGQKMDATLDRVNALLDDMKKDPHKYFSVQVHVF
- a CDS encoding metallophosphoesterase encodes the protein MRIRTFIVLVFGGYTLLEAGVAAWLGHAGVSSAGIGIYLFLTLAMPFYLRMAFSRNWPRPLWLMPLFFGHFFLSGMFLLCVALLDMAGHFFHLLGQDGWASKLLSPIFQAKGVAALAVLILGAVVVNRFRGPAVHRRRVEVPGLAPELAGFRILQVSDVHVGMFESSSTLQSLRRTIESNSADLLVFTGDMIDRRLTELDRFLSFFGDLSAPEGVYCVLGNHEYWIDGPAVKKRLEENGWGVLENRSVPISRGSRTLFLVGISDPASEREDGTGGPDPAKAFQNVHPENGDMVVVLAHNPGLWNDLRPYPATLTLSGHTHGGQIGFPWGRWSLATLFYDFDRGLFRREEKGVSQWLLVNVGTGYFGVPVRLGVSSAVELVTLVSL